GCGGCGGCATAGGGCATCAACAGTGCGAACGTGTCGCGATAGCTTCGTTGCGTGTTCCTGCTCAGGTTGCGTTCCTCGACCAGATGATCGAGGAGGAAGCGCTTGACCCATGGACCTAACGATCCGGACTTAGACATGAGGCACCTCCGGCCTGGCGTAACGCTCGAAGCAGAGGCTGGCCTGCTGGAGCAGCTCGGTGGTCATGGAGATGTAGCGTTGGGTGTCGCGCAGCACGCCGTGTCCAAGGTAGATCGACAGGTGAGGCAGAAGCCGCTGGACGTTCTTGCCCTCGCGGTACCAGGTGACGAGGCGAACAACCGCGAAGGTATGGCGGAAGTCATGCAGTCGCGGCTGGAAAGTAGCACCGTCAGAGCGCGAAACGCCTGCCTGTTCACGAAGCCGCTTGAAGACAAGTTCCGCAGTCTGACGCATGATGGGAGTTCCCTTGACGGTTCCGAGAAGCGGAGTCGTCTCGGACTGCAATGACTGCGGCCACTGCCGGTCGATGTAGCGGCACAGTACGCCGCGAAGATCGTTGCCAACCGGGACAAAGCGGCTCTTGAAGAACTTGGTCTCGCGAATAGTAAGGACGCCTGTGCCTGTATCGAAGTCCGCCAGCGTGAGATGAAGCGCCTCGCCGATCCTGAGGCCTGTTCCGTAAAGAAGCAGCAGGAGTGTGCGTACGGTATGTGGTTCAAGCAGCCAGCGGTAGCGATGCCGCGAATCGGCGGCATCGATCAGCCGCTCGATGTCCTGGTTGGTGTAGATATAAGGCTGAAAGGCCTCCGGCTTCTGCGGAACGCTGAGTGGGAGAGGGCAACTCGCGCAGTAATCGCGGGCCATAGCGTAGCGATAAAACGCCTTCAGCGTGTGGTACTTCGAGAACCAGAAGGTGGTGAGCGGGCCGCTGCCTTCGATGAAGCGCAGCACCGGTGCCGGCTCTATGAGATGCATCTCGCAATCACCTATGGCCTGGATGAAGGCGCGAAGGCGGACGGTTTCGCTGCGGAATCCTATGCCAAGCGACCGCTTGTGCAGGATGTACTGTTCGACCGCTTGAGAGAGGATCATAGAAGACCTCCGAGGCTGATCGCGGCAACGCCGCGCAGGGCTTCGATGCTGCCTCGCATCTGGATCGGCGTAGCAGCCCGTTCGCTGTTCGCCGCGAACTCCACAAGTCCCGTGAGCGGGAGAGCGCCCACCTCATGCAGCGCGTGCAGATCGACCTTGGCGTACATCTGTGTAGCGGTCAGAGAGACATGCCCGAGATGATCGGCAATCTCCTTGAGCGAAACGCCTTCGGCCAGCAGATGCGTCGCGCAAGAGTGCCGGAGCGCGTGTGGGCCATAGCATGGCAACACAAGTCCGAGCCGATGCAGGCGGTTGCGTACCATCGTGCCGAATCCCGGAGCGGTGAGGGTTCGATACGGTTGGACGCACGTCAGAAATATCTCTCGCAGCTTGCACTTCGGTCGCACCTCGCGGAGGTATCGAAGGATCGCTGCCCCGACTTCACGGACGAGCGGGTAGTGCTGAGTCTTGCGCTGCTTGGGACGTCGAATGCAGAGGATCTCACGCTCCCAGTCGATATCCTCAAGGCGAAGGTGGCGCACCTCGCCGCTGCGCACGCCGTACACGGCTATGACCAACAGCATCGCGTGATCCCTGATCTCGCTCGGCATGTTGTCTGCACAAGATGCAAGTAGCCGTTGAACATCGCTCCACGCCGGACCTCGCGGGAGACTCTCCAGCCGATAAATGCGAGGCGCATCGAGTGCCGCGAGACCGGCCCGGCACCAATGCTTCGACTCAG
The window above is part of the Granulicella sibirica genome. Proteins encoded here:
- a CDS encoding tyrosine-type recombinase/integrase, with translation ALMLCSQLCCVAAARGRLHWACRFWTQHNEMKVAILGGLISPRETTMFDHLFTRQAAIAHHQFSPFAAERQLYLKHLVEEGRSRKTVRNIAQLLVVVVRHLRLDRPEITLAEIEAAAVEWAGTAYRSRRCLHVGERQFVYHAAGLLRLLGRFHESRPEVAYAARLADFLHFQRHERCLSPSTLHHYEMCVGEFLNWIARQRKPLEEVSLEDISEYFQALAQRKLKRTSIALHVAKLRNFFRYAESKHWCRAGLAALDAPRIYRLESLPRGPAWSDVQRLLASCADNMPSEIRDHAMLLVIAVYGVRSGEVRHLRLEDIDWEREILCIRRPKQRKTQHYPLVREVGAAILRYLREVRPKCKLREIFLTCVQPYRTLTAPGFGTMVRNRLHRLGLVLPCYGPHALRHSCATHLLAEGVSLKEIADHLGHVSLTATQMYAKVDLHALHEVGALPLTGLVEFAANSERAATPIQMRGSIEALRGVAAISLGGLL
- a CDS encoding tyrosine-type recombinase/integrase encodes the protein MILSQAVEQYILHKRSLGIGFRSETVRLRAFIQAIGDCEMHLIEPAPVLRFIEGSGPLTTFWFSKYHTLKAFYRYAMARDYCASCPLPLSVPQKPEAFQPYIYTNQDIERLIDAADSRHRYRWLLEPHTVRTLLLLLYGTGLRIGEALHLTLADFDTGTGVLTIRETKFFKSRFVPVGNDLRGVLCRYIDRQWPQSLQSETTPLLGTVKGTPIMRQTAELVFKRLREQAGVSRSDGATFQPRLHDFRHTFAVVRLVTWYREGKNVQRLLPHLSIYLGHGVLRDTQRYISMTTELLQQASLCFERYARPEVPHV